A stretch of the Solanum dulcamara chromosome 6, daSolDulc1.2, whole genome shotgun sequence genome encodes the following:
- the LOC129892374 gene encoding gamma aminobutyrate transaminase 1, mitochondrial isoform X2: MLAPFTAGWQSTDVNPLIIEKSEGCHVYDMQGRKYLDTLAGLWCTALGGSEPRLVDAATKQLNTLPFYHSFWNRTTKPSLDLAKELLDMFTAKKMAKAFFTNSGSEANDTQVKLVWYYNNALGRPNKKKFIARAKAYHGSTLISASLTGLPALHHNFDLPAPFVLHTDCPHYWRYHLPGETEEEFSTRLAKNLEDLILKEGPETIAAFIAEPVMGAGGVIPPPATYFDKIQAVVKKYDILFIADEVICAFGRLGTMFGSDMYNIKPDLVSLAKALSSAYMPIGAVLVSPEVSDVINSQSNKLGSFSHGFTYSGHPVACAVALEALKIYKEGNMVERVNRLSPKFQEGLKAFSDSPIVGEIRGTGLILATEFANNKSPNDPFPPEWGIGAYFGAQCQKNGMLVRVAGDIIMMSPPFVVTPEELDELISIYGKALRETEKRVEELKSRK; this comes from the exons ATGTTGGCACCCTTCACTGCTGGGTGGCAAAGTACTGATGTGAATCCTTTGATTATAGAGAAGTCTGAG GGATGCCATGTCTATGACATGCAAGGGAGGAAGTATCTTGATACTCTAGCTGGTTTGTGGTGCACAGCATTAG GGGGAAGCGAGCCTCGCCTGGTTGATGCTGCCACTAAGCAATTGAACACACTGCCATTTTACCATTCATTTTGGAACCGTACAACAAAGCCTTCTTTG GATCTTGCGAAGGAGCTTCTTGATATGTTTACTGcaaagaaaatggcaaaagCTTTTTTCACCAATAGTGGATCAGAAGCCAATGATACCCAG GTAAAGCTGGTTTGGTATTACAACAATGCTCTTGGAAGGCcaaacaaaaagaaatttaTAGCTCGAGCAAAAGC ATATCATGGTTCAACTCTTATTTCTGCCAGTCTCACTGG TCTTCCTGCATTACATCATAATTTTGATCTTCCTGCTCCATTTGTTCTGCACACCGACTGTCCTCATTATTGGCGTTATCATCTGCCAG GTGAGACAGAGGAGGAGTTCTCTACCAGGTTGGCTAAAAATTTGGAAGATCTTATCCTCAAAGAAGGGCCTGAAACA ATAGCTGCTTTCATTGCTGAACCAGTCATGGGGGCAGGAGGTGTCATACCTCCTCCAGCTACCTATTTTGATAAG ATCCAAGCTGTAGTGAAGAAATATGACATTCTTTTCATTGCGGATGAGGTCATCTGTGCCTTTGGGAGGCTTGGAACAATGTTTGGCTCTGACATGTACAACATCAAACCTGATCTTGTCTCCTTAGCAAAG GCTCTTTCTTCTGCATATATGCCAATTGGAGCTGTCCTTGTAAGCCCTGAAGTTTCTGATGTAATAAATTCCCAAAGCAATAAACTTG GTTCCTTTTCCCATGGATTCACTTATTCTGGGCATCCTGTTGCATGCGCGGTGGCATTGGAAGCTCTTAAGATCTACAA GGAAGGGAATATGGTCGAGAGAGTAAATAGACTATCCCCAAAGTTCCAAGAAGGTCTGAAGGCATTTTCTGACAGTCCCATAGTCGGAGAG ATTAGAGGAACTGGATTGATCCTTGCCACAGAGTTTGCAAATAACAAATCTCCTAATGATCCTTTCCCTCCTGAATGGG GTATTGGTGCATATTTTGGAGCGCAGTGTCAGAAGAATGGCATGTTGGTACGTGTTGCTGGAGATATCATCATGATGTCTCCTCCATTTGTAGTTACTCCAGAAGAACTTGACGAG TTGATTAGCATCTATGGGAAAGCATTGAGGGAAACTGAAAAGAGAGTAGAAGAACTTAAGTCCCGGAAGTAA
- the LOC129892374 gene encoding gamma aminobutyrate transaminase 1, mitochondrial isoform X1 produces the protein MAKISRLLGSTVKAAITAQAGFHAKRIPAASSLQEHIVKTTPARYNSTQACLENDISGTDNKGFRGHDMLAPFTAGWQSTDVNPLIIEKSEGCHVYDMQGRKYLDTLAGLWCTALGGSEPRLVDAATKQLNTLPFYHSFWNRTTKPSLDLAKELLDMFTAKKMAKAFFTNSGSEANDTQVKLVWYYNNALGRPNKKKFIARAKAYHGSTLISASLTGLPALHHNFDLPAPFVLHTDCPHYWRYHLPGETEEEFSTRLAKNLEDLILKEGPETIAAFIAEPVMGAGGVIPPPATYFDKIQAVVKKYDILFIADEVICAFGRLGTMFGSDMYNIKPDLVSLAKALSSAYMPIGAVLVSPEVSDVINSQSNKLGSFSHGFTYSGHPVACAVALEALKIYKEGNMVERVNRLSPKFQEGLKAFSDSPIVGEIRGTGLILATEFANNKSPNDPFPPEWGIGAYFGAQCQKNGMLVRVAGDIIMMSPPFVVTPEELDELISIYGKALRETEKRVEELKSRK, from the exons ATGGCCAAGATTTCTCGTCTTCTTGGATCTACCGTCAAAGCAGCTATCACCGCCCAG GCTGGTTTCCATGCAAAACGTATTCCAGCAGCTAGCAGTTTACAGGAGCATATAGTTAAAACAACACCGGCAAGATACAATAGTACGCAGGCATGTTTGGAAAATGATATTTCTGGAACTGATAATAAAGG GTTCAGGGGTCATGATATGTTGGCACCCTTCACTGCTGGGTGGCAAAGTACTGATGTGAATCCTTTGATTATAGAGAAGTCTGAG GGATGCCATGTCTATGACATGCAAGGGAGGAAGTATCTTGATACTCTAGCTGGTTTGTGGTGCACAGCATTAG GGGGAAGCGAGCCTCGCCTGGTTGATGCTGCCACTAAGCAATTGAACACACTGCCATTTTACCATTCATTTTGGAACCGTACAACAAAGCCTTCTTTG GATCTTGCGAAGGAGCTTCTTGATATGTTTACTGcaaagaaaatggcaaaagCTTTTTTCACCAATAGTGGATCAGAAGCCAATGATACCCAG GTAAAGCTGGTTTGGTATTACAACAATGCTCTTGGAAGGCcaaacaaaaagaaatttaTAGCTCGAGCAAAAGC ATATCATGGTTCAACTCTTATTTCTGCCAGTCTCACTGG TCTTCCTGCATTACATCATAATTTTGATCTTCCTGCTCCATTTGTTCTGCACACCGACTGTCCTCATTATTGGCGTTATCATCTGCCAG GTGAGACAGAGGAGGAGTTCTCTACCAGGTTGGCTAAAAATTTGGAAGATCTTATCCTCAAAGAAGGGCCTGAAACA ATAGCTGCTTTCATTGCTGAACCAGTCATGGGGGCAGGAGGTGTCATACCTCCTCCAGCTACCTATTTTGATAAG ATCCAAGCTGTAGTGAAGAAATATGACATTCTTTTCATTGCGGATGAGGTCATCTGTGCCTTTGGGAGGCTTGGAACAATGTTTGGCTCTGACATGTACAACATCAAACCTGATCTTGTCTCCTTAGCAAAG GCTCTTTCTTCTGCATATATGCCAATTGGAGCTGTCCTTGTAAGCCCTGAAGTTTCTGATGTAATAAATTCCCAAAGCAATAAACTTG GTTCCTTTTCCCATGGATTCACTTATTCTGGGCATCCTGTTGCATGCGCGGTGGCATTGGAAGCTCTTAAGATCTACAA GGAAGGGAATATGGTCGAGAGAGTAAATAGACTATCCCCAAAGTTCCAAGAAGGTCTGAAGGCATTTTCTGACAGTCCCATAGTCGGAGAG ATTAGAGGAACTGGATTGATCCTTGCCACAGAGTTTGCAAATAACAAATCTCCTAATGATCCTTTCCCTCCTGAATGGG GTATTGGTGCATATTTTGGAGCGCAGTGTCAGAAGAATGGCATGTTGGTACGTGTTGCTGGAGATATCATCATGATGTCTCCTCCATTTGTAGTTACTCCAGAAGAACTTGACGAG TTGATTAGCATCTATGGGAAAGCATTGAGGGAAACTGAAAAGAGAGTAGAAGAACTTAAGTCCCGGAAGTAA